In Nocardia sp. NBC_00403, one DNA window encodes the following:
- a CDS encoding GMC family oxidoreductase, with product MRIDDLRSVGDNELSADICIVGSGPAGLTLAAELAGTPRRVLVVESGGLELSEEVDALADIDNVGARRAQSTRVAGDRILGGASHTWSGRCGLLDELDFSDRPWVANSGWPIGAGELEPFLERAAEHIGIGYGSGFTDDAFWQLAGRPQPSDALDPTRLRPYFWQISRDPVDPFDCKRFGAHVKDLVAPNVRVLVNATVTHIDTDQDGARVDSLQVAGADPRPRTVRAAMFVLATGGIGNPRLLLASRRVRPEGIGNRHNLVGRYLMDHRCGAVGALDPAVADSALERFGKYVVKTPHGKHTFLHGIALSPEVQATEGLLNCALWLQEVPAEDDPWDSVKQLLRGRGTAHDAKVALAHSGLLLSGARRRLIQHTGLPHKLDRIELRCMVEQAPNPDSRVMLTDRTDRLGMPLARIDWRVNAQEDSTVRRAAALAIDEFTRLGFPAPVLYDWAREASALPPQLTDWAHPTGTTRMSVDPRDGVVDVECRVHGVDNLFIAGSSVFPTTGHANPTLTIVALAVRLADTLRTLN from the coding sequence TTGCGTATCGATGATTTGCGATCGGTCGGGGACAACGAATTGTCCGCTGATATATGCATCGTCGGGTCCGGCCCGGCAGGGTTGACCCTCGCTGCCGAGCTGGCCGGCACACCGCGGCGAGTGCTGGTGGTGGAGAGCGGCGGCCTCGAATTGTCCGAGGAGGTGGACGCACTCGCCGATATCGATAATGTGGGTGCGCGCCGAGCCCAGTCGACGCGGGTCGCGGGCGATCGGATTCTGGGCGGCGCGTCGCACACCTGGAGCGGACGCTGCGGGCTACTCGACGAGCTCGATTTCAGCGACCGCCCCTGGGTTGCCAACTCGGGCTGGCCGATCGGCGCAGGTGAGCTCGAACCGTTCCTGGAGCGGGCCGCCGAGCACATCGGGATCGGCTATGGCAGCGGCTTCACCGATGACGCGTTCTGGCAGTTGGCCGGTCGCCCACAGCCGTCCGATGCACTGGATCCGACGCGCTTGCGCCCCTACTTCTGGCAGATCAGCCGGGATCCGGTGGACCCGTTCGACTGCAAGCGATTCGGCGCGCATGTGAAAGACCTTGTCGCGCCGAATGTCCGCGTACTCGTCAACGCCACTGTCACCCATATCGATACCGATCAGGATGGCGCTCGGGTGGATTCGTTGCAGGTCGCGGGCGCCGATCCGCGACCGCGAACGGTGCGGGCCGCGATGTTCGTGCTCGCCACCGGCGGCATCGGAAATCCACGCCTGTTGCTCGCCTCGCGGCGCGTCCGGCCGGAGGGCATCGGCAACCGGCACAACCTGGTCGGGCGCTATCTGATGGACCACCGCTGTGGCGCGGTCGGTGCGCTCGACCCGGCGGTCGCGGACAGTGCGCTGGAGCGTTTCGGCAAATACGTTGTCAAGACACCGCACGGCAAACACACCTTTCTGCACGGTATCGCGCTGTCACCCGAGGTCCAGGCGACCGAGGGCCTGCTCAATTGCGCGCTGTGGCTGCAAGAGGTCCCCGCCGAGGACGATCCATGGGATTCGGTGAAGCAATTACTGCGCGGCCGCGGCACCGCGCACGACGCGAAGGTGGCACTCGCCCATTCGGGTTTGCTGCTGTCCGGTGCGCGGCGCAGGCTCATCCAGCACACGGGGCTGCCACACAAACTCGACCGAATCGAGTTGCGCTGCATGGTCGAACAGGCACCCAACCCGGACAGCCGCGTCATGCTGACCGACCGCACCGATCGGCTCGGCATGCCGCTGGCTCGGATCGACTGGCGGGTCAACGCACAGGAGGACTCCACAGTTCGCCGCGCGGCCGCACTCGCGATCGACGAATTCACTCGTCTCGGTTTCCCGGCACCCGTGCTCTACGACTGGGCGCGCGAAGCCAGCGCGTTGCCGCCGCAGCTCACCGACTGGGCGCATCCGACCGGAACGACCAGGATGTCGGTGGACCCCCGCGACGGCGTCGTCGATGTCGAGTGCCGGGTGCACGGCGTGGACAACCTGTTCATTGCAGGCAGTTCGGTGTTCCCGACCACCGGGCACGCCAATCCGACCCTGACCATCGTGGCGCTGGCGGTTCGGCTGGCTGATACTTTGCGGACTTTGAACTAG
- a CDS encoding cytochrome P450, which produces MQEVFDAEFAADPWPVLDRLRRDGGVHRVRTPDGPPAWLVTRYDDVRAGLLDDRLTSDVRTAGRTDYRGFAVPPPLDALLVTAPGDHARLRKLVTGELSPRRLTEWDRLAPLLVESLLRKVDSDTEVDLVERLAVPLPAAVLGELLGLGSDEREALAAWANSTLLASAAPPRARDTLATMQSIITAATEQARAERADTLLGRVVAAHDDTGSPSTEELAGLLFYLLFVWYEVLTDLLAGSILALLNHPDQLPALHSASNRQPAVEELLRYLSPQVLAGPRFATADIGFGDYTIRSGQTVLLCLAAANHDPRVFTRPGELDLGRKRNPHLGLGYGIHSCLGTALVRTITGATLDAVFTRWPGTTLTVSPREIVWRSGFRHRGPLTLPVKLG; this is translated from the coding sequence GTGCAAGAAGTTTTCGATGCCGAGTTCGCGGCGGACCCGTGGCCGGTGCTCGACCGGCTGCGGCGCGACGGCGGTGTGCACCGGGTGCGGACACCGGACGGTCCGCCCGCATGGCTGGTGACGCGATACGACGATGTGCGGGCCGGCCTGCTGGATGACCGGCTGACCAGCGACGTTCGCACCGCGGGCCGCACGGACTACCGGGGCTTCGCGGTCCCGCCACCACTGGACGCACTGCTCGTCACGGCACCCGGCGATCATGCGCGCCTGCGCAAGCTGGTGACCGGCGAACTCTCGCCGCGACGGCTGACCGAGTGGGACCGACTCGCCCCATTGCTGGTCGAATCGCTGCTGCGGAAAGTGGATTCCGATACGGAAGTCGATCTGGTCGAACGGCTTGCGGTGCCGCTGCCCGCCGCGGTGCTCGGCGAACTCCTCGGTCTCGGGTCCGACGAGCGGGAAGCGCTTGCGGCGTGGGCGAATTCGACATTGCTCGCCTCCGCCGCTCCCCCACGCGCCAGGGACACGCTTGCGACGATGCAGTCCATCATCACCGCGGCAACCGAGCAGGCGCGGGCGGAGCGGGCCGACACCCTGCTCGGCAGAGTGGTCGCCGCCCATGACGACACCGGGTCGCCGTCCACGGAAGAGCTTGCCGGACTGCTGTTCTACCTGTTGTTCGTCTGGTACGAGGTGCTCACCGATCTACTCGCCGGTTCGATCCTCGCGCTGCTGAACCACCCCGACCAGCTGCCCGCACTGCACTCCGCATCCAACAGGCAGCCCGCCGTCGAGGAGTTGCTGCGGTACCTGTCGCCGCAGGTGCTGGCGGGACCTCGCTTCGCGACCGCCGACATCGGGTTCGGCGACTACACGATTCGGTCCGGTCAGACGGTGCTGCTGTGCCTGGCCGCGGCCAACCACGATCCCCGCGTCTTCACGCGGCCGGGCGAATTGGATCTCGGCCGCAAGCGCAACCCACACCTCGGCCTCGGCTACGGCATCCATTCCTGTCTCGGCACCGCGTTGGTGCGCACCATCACCGGCGCCACCCTCGACGCGGTGTTCACCCGATGGCCCGGCACAACACTTACGGTGTCACCACGAGAAATAGTGTGGCGCTCCGGGTTCAGGCATCGCGGTCCGCTGACGCTGCCGGTGAAGCTCGGCTGA
- a CDS encoding SDR family NAD(P)-dependent oxidoreductase, translated as MGAVAARLFAAEGGRVAFCGRRIERGRAVEQEIRAAGGEATYFRADVLVEDDVREFVDAVVRTYGRLDVAFNNAGITIQKKLHEYSAEEFDRVLHTNLRGTFLAIKYEVPHLLRAGGGTIVVTASSNALATDSSRAAYTASKRGLAGLVQSAALDYAADGIRVNTLIPGTTDTELVRRAAGMEALPDDAWQVLMKQWAKSNVPGLGRLATPQEIASFALTLASDEHPYLTGAQLVIDGGKTAHA; from the coding sequence ATCGGCGCGGTCGCCGCTCGACTGTTCGCAGCGGAGGGTGGCCGAGTCGCGTTCTGCGGCAGGCGGATCGAGCGCGGCCGGGCGGTGGAGCAGGAGATTCGCGCGGCCGGCGGTGAGGCCACTTATTTTCGTGCCGACGTTCTCGTAGAAGACGATGTGCGGGAGTTCGTCGACGCTGTGGTGCGCACCTACGGTCGCCTCGACGTGGCGTTCAACAATGCCGGGATCACCATTCAGAAGAAGCTGCACGAATACAGCGCCGAGGAGTTCGACCGGGTGCTGCACACCAACCTGCGCGGCACCTTCCTCGCGATCAAGTACGAAGTGCCGCACCTGCTGCGCGCGGGCGGCGGCACCATCGTCGTCACCGCGTCCAGCAACGCCCTCGCCACGGACTCGAGCCGCGCCGCCTACACAGCCAGCAAGCGCGGCCTCGCCGGTCTGGTCCAATCCGCCGCCCTCGATTACGCCGCCGACGGCATCCGCGTCAACACCCTCATCCCCGGCACCACCGACACCGAGCTGGTCCGCCGCGCCGCGGGCATGGAAGCCCTCCCCGACGATGCCTGGCAGGTCCTGATGAAACAGTGGGCCAAGTCCAACGTCCCTGGCCTCGGCCGCCTGGCGACCCCACAGGAAATCGCCTCGTTCGCACTGACCCTCGCGTCCGACGAGCACCCCTACCTCACCGGCGCCCAACTGGTCATCGATGGCGGCAAGACCGCCCACGCCTGA
- a CDS encoding DUF418 domain-containing protein, producing the protein MSDDAVTPRPRIHELDAVRGLALCGILVVDIWQITDMSATVAPGVIDPARHVLSVLFEGRFFPIFSFLFGLSFALLLDSAAQRTDRPRLVLARRLVALGVLGAVHHVFQPGEALLPYAMAGLVILLPAAGLPRWTLLIAAAAGTVGVALTLGGGLGLVPGLFLLGLAADRFGILDQLRDRGRLLALAFAVSSPAAVFAGMWEFRTPYLELWTSVVAPVAGLLGALAYLTGFLLFLRTDTGELCSEVLEPMGRMALTNYVSATALILVADPWLGLSGSTRYGSLLGSAAAIIVVQALFSYYWLRWFRYGPIEWIWRCLTWWQLVPNRCTRDERRQRAGMAGVPQRW; encoded by the coding sequence ATGAGTGACGACGCTGTCACGCCGCGTCCGCGGATCCATGAGCTCGACGCCGTGCGCGGGCTGGCGCTGTGCGGGATTCTGGTCGTCGATATCTGGCAGATCACCGATATGTCGGCGACCGTCGCACCGGGAGTCATCGATCCGGCCCGGCATGTGCTGTCGGTGCTGTTCGAGGGACGGTTCTTTCCGATCTTCTCGTTCCTGTTCGGGTTGAGTTTCGCGCTGTTGCTCGACAGCGCGGCGCAGCGCACCGATCGGCCGCGACTGGTGTTGGCGCGCAGGCTGGTGGCGCTCGGGGTGCTCGGCGCGGTCCATCACGTGTTCCAGCCCGGTGAGGCGCTGCTCCCATATGCGATGGCGGGGTTGGTGATCTTGCTGCCCGCCGCGGGGCTGCCGAGGTGGACCCTGCTGATTGCCGCAGCGGCGGGGACCGTCGGTGTCGCGCTCACCCTCGGCGGCGGGCTCGGCCTGGTGCCGGGACTGTTCTTGCTCGGCCTGGCCGCCGACCGCTTCGGCATCCTCGACCAGCTGCGTGATCGAGGCCGGCTACTCGCCCTTGCCTTTGCGGTGTCGTCGCCTGCCGCCGTGTTCGCGGGGATGTGGGAGTTCCGCACGCCATATCTGGAACTGTGGACCAGCGTCGTGGCACCGGTCGCCGGGCTGCTCGGCGCGCTGGCCTACTTGACCGGCTTCCTGCTGTTCTTGCGCACCGACACCGGGGAACTGTGCTCCGAGGTGCTGGAGCCGATGGGCCGGATGGCGCTGACCAACTATGTTTCGGCCACCGCGCTGATCCTGGTCGCCGACCCGTGGCTCGGCCTGTCCGGCTCCACCCGCTACGGATCGCTGCTCGGTTCGGCGGCCGCGATCATCGTGGTGCAGGCGCTGTTCAGCTACTACTGGCTGCGCTGGTTCCGTTACGGCCCGATCGAATGGATCTGGCGTTGCCTCACCTGGTGGCAGCTCGTGCCCAACCGGTGCACCCGCGACGAACGACGGCAACGCGCCGGCATGGCCGGTGTGCCGCAGCGGTGGTGA
- a CDS encoding VIT1/CCC1 transporter family protein has translation MDETTGPGRGAPHPHEPHAEGLASRLNWLRAGVLGANDGIVSTAGLVVGVAAATTSPSAIFTAGIAGLSAGAISMAVGEYVSVSTQRDSERALLAKERTELRDEPDFELAELADIYQAKGLSAATARQVAAELTAHDAFTAHAEAELGLNPHELTNPWQAAISSAISFILGAVLPLLAIMLPPTTARIPVTFGSMLVALAITGSVSARLGGSHRGRAVVRVVIGGALAMAVTYAIGQLAGVSGI, from the coding sequence ATGGACGAGACGACCGGGCCGGGCAGAGGTGCGCCGCATCCGCACGAGCCGCACGCCGAGGGCCTGGCGTCGAGGCTGAACTGGCTGCGCGCGGGCGTGCTCGGCGCGAACGACGGTATCGTGTCGACCGCGGGTCTTGTCGTCGGCGTCGCCGCGGCGACGACAAGTCCGTCGGCCATCTTCACCGCGGGCATCGCCGGACTCAGCGCGGGCGCGATCTCCATGGCGGTTGGCGAGTACGTCTCGGTCAGCACCCAGCGCGACTCCGAGCGCGCGCTGTTGGCCAAAGAGCGCACGGAACTGCGGGATGAACCGGATTTCGAACTTGCCGAACTGGCCGACATCTATCAGGCCAAGGGTTTGTCGGCGGCCACCGCGCGTCAGGTCGCCGCGGAGCTGACCGCGCACGACGCGTTCACCGCGCACGCCGAGGCCGAGCTCGGGCTGAACCCACACGAGCTGACCAATCCGTGGCAGGCGGCCATCTCCTCGGCGATCTCGTTCATCCTCGGTGCGGTGTTGCCGCTGCTGGCAATCATGTTGCCGCCCACCACGGCTCGGATTCCGGTGACCTTCGGGTCGATGCTGGTGGCGTTGGCGATCACCGGTTCGGTCAGCGCCCGCCTCGGCGGCAGCCATCGCGGCCGGGCCGTTGTGCGTGTTGTCATCGGCGGCGCGCTGGCCATGGCAGTCACCTATGCCATTGGCCAGCTCGCCGGTGTGTCCGGGATCTGA
- a CDS encoding sensor histidine kinase, which translates to MGWPLVTSLVTTGLLAVGFEIGQVGPVVAKVAAAIALIELAARRGGWQPLLASAALGGAYLLHPAGVLAATGYRALVMAGAPLLIGSLLRTAREGAERARREAGELTLRRESDIAAARALERTAIARELHDLIAHHVSSTVLRVGVARHAVADAPPAVREVLDDIHASGTETLADLRLLVSILRDPAMVGESFVAPTDLPAALTGVADRAAQLGHTVEVHVDDAVTTVDALRALTLLRLTQEGIANIVRHTAPGTKARLAIDVIDDGTVDFVLCDRGMRTEPNGTGHGLGLVGLRERVELLGGEFTAGPCDMGWQLVARLPAAARVST; encoded by the coding sequence GTGGGCTGGCCGCTGGTCACTTCGCTCGTCACGACCGGGCTGCTTGCTGTCGGGTTCGAGATCGGCCAGGTGGGGCCGGTTGTTGCCAAGGTCGCTGCCGCCATCGCCCTGATCGAGCTGGCGGCGCGGCGGGGCGGTTGGCAACCCCTGCTGGCGTCAGCGGCATTGGGTGGCGCGTATCTGTTGCATCCGGCGGGGGTCCTCGCCGCGACCGGTTATCGCGCACTCGTCATGGCTGGTGCGCCGCTACTGATCGGCAGTTTGCTGCGGACGGCGCGTGAGGGTGCGGAACGGGCCAGGCGGGAGGCGGGGGAGCTGACGCTGCGCCGCGAGTCCGATATCGCGGCGGCGCGGGCGTTGGAGCGCACCGCCATCGCCAGAGAGCTGCACGACCTTATCGCCCACCATGTTTCGTCGACCGTGCTGCGGGTTGGAGTGGCCAGGCATGCGGTCGCCGATGCGCCGCCCGCTGTGCGCGAGGTACTCGACGACATCCACGCCAGCGGCACCGAAACCCTCGCCGACCTGCGGCTGCTCGTATCGATCCTGCGCGATCCGGCCATGGTAGGCGAATCCTTCGTCGCACCGACGGATTTGCCCGCCGCTCTGACCGGCGTCGCAGACCGCGCCGCACAACTGGGCCACACTGTCGAGGTGCACGTAGACGACGCCGTCACCACCGTCGACGCGCTCCGCGCGCTGACGCTATTGCGCCTCACTCAGGAAGGCATCGCGAACATTGTGAGACACACGGCCCCGGGCACGAAAGCACGGCTGGCCATCGATGTCATCGATGACGGCACCGTCGATTTCGTGTTATGCGACAGGGGGATGCGCACCGAACCGAACGGAACCGGCCACGGCCTCGGCCTGGTTGGGCTGCGCGAGCGGGTCGAACTACTCGGCGGTGAGTTCACCGCGGGGCCATGTGATATGGGGTGGCAGCTGGTCGCACGACTGCCCGCCGCAGCACGGGTGTCGACGTGA
- a CDS encoding response regulator transcription factor, whose product MTIRVLIVDDQQLVRAGLRMLCQTDGELEVVGEAAGGGDAVRLAEQFAPDVVLMDLQMPGMDGIRATERILATRPAIRIVVLTTFDDDDHLYPALAAGACGFLVKDASPTDLLDGIHRAAAGESPFTQAILQRLVGSAVAARVATNAESRANSTAPQGLTPREAEVLALVVTGLSNAEIADRLHLGVTTVKTHIANLMAKTGATNRVRLAVLGTRVHQPGPE is encoded by the coding sequence ATGACCATTCGGGTGCTCATCGTCGACGACCAGCAGTTGGTGCGGGCCGGGTTGCGGATGCTGTGCCAGACCGATGGTGAGCTCGAGGTGGTCGGGGAGGCAGCCGGTGGTGGGGACGCGGTTCGGCTGGCCGAGCAGTTCGCGCCGGATGTGGTGCTGATGGATCTGCAGATGCCGGGCATGGATGGAATCCGTGCCACCGAAAGGATTCTCGCGACTCGCCCCGCGATCCGGATCGTCGTGCTGACCACCTTCGACGACGACGATCACCTCTATCCGGCGCTTGCGGCGGGCGCCTGCGGATTCCTCGTCAAGGATGCGTCTCCGACCGACCTGCTCGACGGCATCCATCGCGCGGCTGCCGGCGAATCTCCATTCACCCAAGCCATATTGCAAAGATTGGTCGGCTCTGCAGTGGCGGCGCGTGTGGCGACTAATGCGGAAAGCCGGGCGAATTCCACCGCGCCTCAGGGGCTCACCCCACGCGAGGCCGAGGTGCTCGCCCTTGTCGTCACCGGTCTCTCCAACGCCGAGATCGCCGACCGACTGCACCTGGGTGTCACCACGGTCAAAACCCACATCGCCAACCTCATGGCAAAAACCGGCGCCACCAATCGAGTTCGACTCGCCGTGCTCGGCACCCGGGTCCACCAGCCAGGTCCGGAGTAG
- a CDS encoding DUF6131 family protein has product MIVLGLILLVVGYLLGIPLLTTAGIILLIIGAVLWIAGSVGRPVGGRRHYY; this is encoded by the coding sequence ATGATTGTTTTAGGGCTTATTCTGCTTGTCGTCGGATACCTGCTCGGTATTCCATTGCTCACCACCGCGGGAATCATTCTGCTGATTATCGGAGCGGTGCTCTGGATCGCCGGATCGGTGGGTCGCCCTGTCGGCGGCCGGCGTCACTATTACTAG
- a CDS encoding MarR family winged helix-turn-helix transcriptional regulator, protein METQIDDPLQLDRQVCFALAVANRAVLGVYRPLLEPLGLTHPQYLVMLALWGEAPMPVKAIAEAIQLDSPTLSPLLKRLEAAGLITRTRDLRDERNLLVDLTPAGIALRKQAEQIPPAVVARLGVPMSDLEELRDVLNRVNEAARRALLGDDEKPSGTTTGVRR, encoded by the coding sequence ATGGAGACCCAGATCGACGACCCACTGCAGTTGGATCGCCAAGTGTGTTTCGCGCTGGCCGTCGCCAACCGCGCAGTGCTCGGCGTTTACCGCCCGCTACTCGAACCGCTCGGGCTGACCCACCCGCAGTATCTGGTGATGCTTGCGCTGTGGGGCGAGGCGCCGATGCCGGTGAAGGCGATTGCCGAAGCGATCCAGCTGGATTCCCCGACACTGTCTCCGCTGCTCAAGCGACTGGAAGCGGCCGGCCTGATCACCAGGACCCGCGATCTGCGCGACGAGCGAAACCTGCTGGTCGACCTGACCCCAGCCGGTATCGCATTGCGCAAGCAGGCCGAGCAGATCCCGCCGGCCGTGGTGGCGCGCCTCGGCGTACCGATGTCGGATCTGGAAGAACTGCGCGACGTCCTCAACCGGGTCAACGAGGCCGCCCGGCGAGCTTTGCTTGGTGATGACGAAAAGCCTTCCGGCACAACGACAGGAGTCCGCCGATGA
- a CDS encoding DUF5313 family protein — translation MSQARPNPIQWIGYAFGRRLPDSLRGWVRNDLTGKYAAPRHLLRGMVPFTPLFAVFLLFPGELWLRGSMVLLAMLLALFYTAAFMPMNRAHRLAEHGLPADLENPERARRRAVERAKYAAQHPH, via the coding sequence ATGAGCCAGGCACGCCCCAACCCGATCCAATGGATCGGCTACGCCTTCGGCCGCCGCCTCCCGGATTCCCTGCGCGGCTGGGTCCGCAACGACCTCACCGGAAAATACGCTGCCCCACGCCATCTCCTGCGCGGCATGGTCCCCTTCACCCCACTGTTCGCGGTGTTCCTGCTGTTTCCAGGCGAACTATGGCTCCGCGGCTCGATGGTCCTGCTCGCAATGCTGCTCGCGCTCTTCTACACCGCAGCCTTCATGCCGATGAACCGCGCCCACCGGCTCGCCGAGCATGGCCTGCCCGCCGATCTGGAAAACCCGGAACGCGCACGGCGGCGCGCCGTCGAACGCGCGAAATACGCTGCGCAGCACCCACACTGA
- a CDS encoding YdcF family protein, with product MRSYSFRATYLQRRPLPELEYRRRRPGLRRAGLRWGVLLALVVVLGLAGVPVYIHPQTDPLRKADAIVVLGGTAYERFDMGLDLARRGYAPQLLISRSTGINDHAMDKYCAGRFDFQVDCFVPYPWTTDGEAREIRRRAQLFGWRHIIVVTYTPHVSRARYIVSKCFGGELTMVASPSDSGVKFWTWMYVRQSAGYIRAFFSGGC from the coding sequence ATCAGGTCATACTCGTTCCGAGCCACGTATTTACAGCGCCGTCCACTGCCCGAGCTCGAGTATCGTCGACGCAGGCCCGGCCTTCGACGAGCTGGTTTGCGGTGGGGTGTGCTGCTCGCCCTGGTCGTCGTTCTCGGGCTGGCGGGCGTGCCGGTCTATATCCATCCGCAGACAGATCCGCTGCGGAAGGCGGATGCGATCGTGGTCCTCGGCGGGACAGCCTACGAACGCTTCGATATGGGTCTCGATCTCGCGCGGCGCGGATACGCCCCGCAGTTGCTGATCTCGCGATCGACCGGCATCAACGACCACGCGATGGACAAGTACTGCGCCGGCCGATTCGACTTCCAGGTCGACTGTTTCGTCCCGTATCCGTGGACGACCGACGGTGAGGCACGCGAAATCCGGCGCCGGGCACAGTTGTTCGGCTGGCGCCACATCATCGTGGTGACCTACACCCCGCATGTGTCGCGGGCCAGGTACATCGTGAGCAAGTGCTTCGGCGGCGAGTTGACCATGGTGGCGAGCCCGAGCGACTCCGGCGTGAAGTTCTGGACCTGGATGTATGTCCGACAGTCCGCGGGCTATATACGCGCGTTCTTCAGCGGGGGCTGCTGA